Proteins encoded within one genomic window of Patescibacteria group bacterium:
- a CDS encoding prepilin-type N-terminal cleavage/methylation domain-containing protein, with protein sequence MKKAFTLIELLVVIAIIGILAAIALNATTSARRRASDAQVKSNAQSALKAWVSYSSDNSLFYTPVAAAATTVARADFTTAATGLDAVLTADLRTGMTASLYGGHDGTGAGTFSSNVIGVGGALTANPATGANGIVAGNGATDGITAGGAATDEWFLVTQR encoded by the coding sequence ATGAAAAAAGCTTTTACCTTAATTGAGCTTTTAGTGGTCATCGCCATCATTGGTATTTTGGCCGCTATTGCTCTTAACGCTACTACCAGTGCACGACGTCGAGCGTCAGATGCTCAAGTCAAATCAAACGCGCAATCAGCACTGAAGGCGTGGGTTTCATATTCGTCTGACAACTCGTTATTCTACACACCTGTTGCTGCTGCTGCCACAACAGTGGCGCGTGCCGACTTTACCACTGCTGCAACTGGCTTAGATGCGGTGTTAACTGCAGACCTGCGCACCGGTATGACAGCAAGTTTGTATGGTGGCCATGATGGTACGGGTGCCGGAACATTTAGTTCAAACGTGATTGGCGTGGGTGGAGCGCTAACAGCTAATCCAGCTACGGGTGCAAACGGAATTGTCGCTGGAAACGGTGCCACAGACGGTATTACCGCTGGTGGTGCAGCTACCGACGAATGGTTCTTAGTTACACAAAGATAA
- a CDS encoding type II secretion system protein → MGLRRNKMMNKMKKSFGLIEVLVSGLIVISIVSAAAVLRQRSSSQASLVRHQEVATLLAQEGIEGVRQIRDSNYLIKQSEIHLQTLRTKVPWDCFLTYAGYIAANDLTSPPTFYCQDGRNNSSSSKTSTNTGDFSLTNSLPTDPSKPTLELSAGAVMEYLFYNAAGGRVWLPAFGVSSYNKVDTGGFESDSPSTNTSIGTIFADNCPGAERIFVPEGDSNKTIMLGNTRRTLGVTAVGVAGQTIQGNNVAGAYAQDCASAPPAGYAEFKRQITISQVPAIQNAETANYPADWVSAGAVNSQTHMVKVLVRVSWDETNRFSTNQDNAVLLATYLTDWRPN, encoded by the coding sequence ATGGGTTTACGCCGCAATAAGATGATGAACAAGATGAAAAAATCGTTTGGTTTAATTGAAGTATTAGTCTCGGGATTAATTGTAATCTCGATAGTTTCGGCTGCCGCGGTTTTAAGGCAAAGATCATCTAGCCAAGCGTCATTAGTGCGCCATCAAGAAGTCGCCACGCTATTGGCACAAGAGGGGATAGAAGGCGTGCGTCAGATTCGCGATTCAAACTACCTGATCAAACAATCAGAAATTCACTTACAAACGTTACGAACAAAAGTTCCTTGGGACTGTTTCCTAACATACGCCGGGTATATCGCTGCAAACGATTTAACCAGCCCCCCAACATTTTATTGCCAAGACGGCCGAAACAACTCCTCAAGCAGTAAAACCTCCACTAACACCGGCGATTTTTCGCTAACAAATTCACTTCCTACAGATCCATCAAAGCCAACATTAGAGCTAAGTGCTGGTGCGGTAATGGAGTATTTATTTTATAATGCTGCGGGTGGGCGTGTGTGGTTACCGGCATTCGGAGTTTCATCATACAATAAAGTTGATACCGGGGGGTTCGAATCTGATAGTCCGTCAACTAATACCTCTATAGGTACCATTTTTGCCGATAATTGCCCCGGAGCAGAACGAATTTTTGTTCCGGAAGGAGATTCGAATAAAACAATTATGTTAGGGAATACCCGCCGAACATTGGGTGTGACAGCGGTAGGTGTGGCCGGGCAAACTATTCAAGGTAACAATGTGGCCGGGGCGTACGCTCAAGATTGTGCTTCAGCACCCCCTGCTGGCTACGCCGAATTTAAACGCCAAATTACTATCAGCCAAGTTCCCGCCATTCAGAACGCCGAAACCGCCAATTATCCCGCTGACTGGGTTAGCGCAGGGGCAGTAAACTCACAAACTCACATGGTCAAGGTTTTAGTTAGAGTAAGCTGGGATGAAACAAACCGGTTTTCTACTAACCAAGACAATGCGGTATTGCTGGCAACATATCTAACCGACTGGAGACCAAATTAA
- a CDS encoding prepilin-type N-terminal cleavage/methylation domain-containing protein, with the protein MGKRAFTIIELLVTISIIGLLLVTILPSLSKYGRSNNVNIAAQTVRQALAETQSFATAPDPNTCPFLSGVSSNWWSINAYGFYANPGGTTPTNIKPAYAADPDGSYPAGYTCGQYSDVQNLAQNQYAILALHVSADPDDATSIWISVIGIVKIETIESPAQFIQNGTTNAPTHPIFFAFNSPDGGFRAQATYAGGTGFDIQLNQILATGNLVNIGATTYTTALAANNKFAIITLGNADSYTSTLFINILTGQVTSTNKAPNGFTPQ; encoded by the coding sequence TTGGGTAAACGTGCTTTTACGATAATTGAACTTTTGGTAACCATATCGATAATTGGTCTGTTATTGGTCACTATTTTGCCGTCGTTATCCAAATACGGCCGGTCAAATAACGTGAACATTGCGGCACAAACTGTTCGCCAAGCTCTAGCTGAAACCCAATCCTTTGCTACCGCACCAGACCCAAACACCTGTCCGTTTTTATCCGGAGTGTCATCTAACTGGTGGTCAATTAATGCCTATGGTTTTTATGCCAATCCGGGTGGAACTACCCCAACCAACATTAAACCGGCATACGCGGCAGATCCAGATGGCTCTTACCCGGCTGGATACACGTGTGGGCAGTACAGTGATGTTCAAAATTTAGCTCAAAATCAGTATGCTATTTTGGCACTGCACGTTTCCGCTGATCCCGATGATGCTACCAGCATCTGGATCTCGGTAATTGGGATAGTGAAAATTGAAACCATCGAAAGCCCGGCCCAGTTTATCCAAAATGGTACTACTAACGCCCCAACCCACCCGATATTCTTTGCCTTTAACTCACCAGATGGTGGCTTTCGTGCCCAAGCCACATACGCGGGTGGAACAGGTTTTGATATCCAGCTAAATCAAATTCTAGCCACCGGTAATTTAGTGAATATTGGGGCAACCACATACACCACGGCACTAGCTGCCAATAATAAGTTTGCGATAATTACTCTAGGCAATGCAGACAGCTACACTTCAACGCTGTTTATTAATATTCTAACCGGGCAAGTTACTTCTACCAATAAAGCTCCGAATGGGTTTACGCCGCAATAA
- a CDS encoding prepilin-type N-terminal cleavage/methylation domain-containing protein yields MQNKKAFTLIELLVVIAIIGILAAIALNATTSARRRAADAQVKSNAQAYLKAWISYSSDSSMFNVAAQGVGNVTLRGVQGWQNTTFRTSGDLTAAAGLYSASNPDVASPYDITNPKYDDRNFTATAIAVGGALTANPAATAAGPIVAGGQANIDSIFTAPAGGKWFVVTQR; encoded by the coding sequence GTGCAAAATAAAAAGGCTTTTACTTTGATCGAACTATTGGTGGTTATCGCCATTATTGGTATTTTGGCGGCTATTGCTCTTAACGCTACTACCAGTGCGAGGCGTCGTGCTGCAGACGCTCAGGTAAAATCGAACGCGCAGGCGTATCTTAAAGCGTGGATTTCGTACTCGTCTGACAGCTCCATGTTTAACGTCGCTGCACAAGGAGTAGGAAACGTCACTCTAAGAGGGGTTCAGGGTTGGCAAAACACTACTTTTAGAACCAGTGGTGATTTAACTGCCGCTGCTGGGTTATACAGTGCATCAAACCCTGACGTTGCTTCGCCGTATGATATTACAAATCCAAAGTATGACGACCGAAATTTCACTGCTACTGCGATTGCGGTTGGAGGGGCGCTTACTGCTAACCCTGCTGCTACTGCTGCGGGTCCTATTGTTGCGGGTGGTCAGGCCAACATCGATAGCATTTTTACCGCGCCGGCCGGTGGAAAATGGTTTGTTGTGACTCAAAGATAG
- a CDS encoding type IV pilus twitching motility protein PilT, whose translation MSVNMIPEMERLLDQTIAAKASDLHIVVGINPTIRIDGELTPLMDEPLVDAKMAQTLVTGILDAEMNDSLNQRKEIDFSFGYKEYRFRANAYFQSSTYALSLRLITLEIRNFTQLGLPPVLERFAASGQGLVIITGPTGHGKSTTLAAMINQINEDRRDRIITIEDPIEYVFKHKKSIVTQRELGQDTNSFSRALRAALREDPDVVLVGEMRDLETVEAALTIAETGHLVFTTLHTNSAAQTADRIIDIFPPHQQAQVRAQLASVLLGVVSQRLIAKIGGGRTVAVELMIANSAVRNTIREGKTHQLPNIIQTSAAEGMISLDKVLAELVSKGDITIDNALLWSMDPKALKMMVY comes from the coding sequence ATGTCAGTTAATATGATTCCAGAAATGGAGCGTTTGCTTGATCAAACGATCGCAGCTAAGGCTTCGGACTTGCATATTGTAGTGGGTATCAACCCGACAATTAGAATTGATGGCGAGCTAACCCCACTAATGGACGAACCGTTAGTTGATGCCAAAATGGCCCAAACGCTTGTAACTGGAATACTTGACGCGGAGATGAATGACTCGTTGAATCAGCGCAAAGAAATTGACTTTTCTTTCGGTTATAAAGAGTATCGTTTTCGTGCCAATGCCTATTTTCAAAGTAGTACTTACGCGTTGTCTCTTCGATTAATTACGCTGGAAATTCGGAATTTTACTCAATTAGGTTTGCCACCGGTATTGGAACGATTTGCAGCCAGTGGGCAAGGATTAGTCATTATCACCGGTCCAACCGGGCATGGCAAATCCACCACCTTGGCCGCTATGATCAATCAAATTAACGAAGATCGCCGCGACCGTATCATCACCATAGAAGATCCTATTGAATACGTGTTTAAGCATAAAAAATCAATTGTTACCCAACGAGAGCTGGGGCAAGATACAAATTCATTTTCGCGAGCACTGCGAGCGGCGCTACGTGAAGATCCTGATGTGGTGCTAGTGGGTGAAATGCGAGATCTAGAGACAGTTGAAGCAGCCTTAACCATCGCTGAAACCGGTCACTTGGTATTTACCACCCTACACACCAACTCGGCTGCTCAAACCGCCGATCGTATTATCGACATTTTCCCGCCACACCAACAAGCGCAGGTTCGAGCCCAGTTAGCCAGCGTGCTACTCGGCGTGGTATCGCAGCGTTTAATCGCTAAAATTGGTGGTGGGCGTACGGTGGCGGTTGAGTTAATGATCGCTAACTCGGCGGTGCGAAACACTATTCGTGAAGGTAAAACTCACCAATTGCCAAACATTATTCAAACCAGTGCTGCCGAGGGTATGATAAGCTTAGACAAAGTCTTGGCCGAATTGGTCAGTAAGGGTGATATTACAATTGATAATGCCTTATTATGGTCCATGGATCCGAAAGCATTAAAAATGATGGTTTATTGA
- a CDS encoding ATPase, T2SS/T4P/T4SS family, whose translation MSAWPIKNETQSRVLKLLSTLVDLGFVKSEVIDNLRAELKPLPSEVELVEYLVKHLIADYDQINRAYATLLKLPYLQLPQEVNKASLIKLPKAVCEEKQMVVYGTNDKEWDIAVAKPALLQESQSGVLTKLSKAEKIKYKIVITSPDSIKRWLNQYPDQRTEDGGQKTESSLSFRPGELVRATTLEKSQERIPSTLANSEKAALIGRAIDPKVLHKIPVAIAKDVGIIAYQFRDNVFEVATVDPMSQKVLNAVHYIQDHNNVKINLHHTSRDDIDYAISQYGLHDRIFNQKNLSGQKIDHELLLKIPYNVAKKYRFVVFGKIITSQGLTDNSIYQVASDNLNNAEANIIWGYIEKNNGVTLYLYPTDIGSIDYALSLYPETTDHKEQLALPGVKKAEWLLPPPVPHNPVPATAAVVKPQAKPNPQNEQPLPPTDIPEEKPSFWPKWLVSLFGGKKDNEIIISEDLISPPGTVPNAATSAMLGNPNPTQPPIPVPTKPAEVKPPEQKPPSPAPVPPKPPEEVAIEQKTFILKTKEPYGAKEKEAAPKPVGEEDEDNLGSLLDHDVTTLEELQKIIQEGFVPRVVAALVSYAITLHASDVHIEAEEKDVRVRYRVDGMLQDVMRLPVEQHAAIISRIKILSKLKIDETRIPQDGRFDVAFKDRAVDLRVSSMPTVHGEKIVMRILDKTHGIMSLEDLGVLGRAFDIVIEAIKKPYGIVLSTGPTGSGKSTTLYAILNRISVPTVNVITLEDPVEYEIAGVNQAQIKPKIGFTFAEGLRSVLRQDPNIVMVGEIRDAETASMATHAALTGHLVLSTLHTNDAPGALPRLINMGIEPFLITSSINCVEAQRLVRRICPNCKEEVELPETVIKEITDELNKIPENNPKDRARVTNPMKFYHGKGCDKCQNGYRGRIGIYEVMAMSEKVEQLAIEKASAASIQAQAIKEGMITMKQDGLLKALIGMTTVDEVLRETSE comes from the coding sequence ATGAGTGCGTGGCCAATCAAAAATGAAACTCAAAGCCGGGTTTTAAAGTTATTATCAACCTTGGTTGATTTAGGTTTTGTTAAATCTGAAGTAATTGACAACTTAAGAGCTGAGCTAAAACCGCTTCCATCCGAGGTTGAGCTGGTTGAGTATTTAGTTAAGCATTTGATTGCCGATTACGACCAGATTAATCGCGCCTATGCCACCTTATTAAAATTACCGTATTTGCAACTACCACAAGAGGTAAATAAAGCGTCGCTCATAAAATTACCAAAAGCTGTTTGTGAAGAAAAACAGATGGTGGTTTATGGGACAAATGACAAAGAATGGGATATTGCGGTGGCAAAGCCGGCTTTATTGCAGGAGAGCCAATCCGGTGTTCTGACTAAATTATCTAAAGCAGAAAAGATCAAATATAAAATCGTAATTACTTCGCCTGATTCAATAAAAAGATGGCTTAATCAGTATCCGGATCAGAGGACGGAGGACGGAGGACAGAAGACAGAATCATCTCTGTCATTTCGACCCGGGGAGCTGGTTCGAGCGACCACGTTGGAGAAATCTCAAGAAAGAATCCCTTCCACTTTAGCCAATTCAGAAAAAGCGGCGTTGATTGGTCGAGCGATTGACCCGAAAGTACTACATAAGATTCCGGTGGCCATCGCAAAAGACGTTGGCATTATTGCATATCAGTTTAGAGATAATGTTTTTGAAGTTGCAACAGTAGATCCAATGAGTCAAAAAGTACTAAACGCTGTTCATTACATTCAAGATCATAACAACGTTAAAATCAATTTACACCATACATCGCGTGACGATATTGATTACGCTATTTCGCAGTATGGGCTTCATGACCGCATCTTTAACCAAAAAAATCTGTCCGGGCAGAAAATTGATCACGAGCTTTTGTTAAAAATACCTTACAATGTGGCAAAAAAGTATCGTTTTGTGGTGTTTGGTAAGATCATTACAAGCCAAGGATTAACTGACAATTCAATTTATCAAGTTGCGTCAGACAATCTAAATAATGCCGAGGCAAATATTATTTGGGGTTATATTGAAAAGAATAACGGGGTTACCCTGTATTTGTACCCAACCGATATCGGTAGCATTGACTACGCGTTGTCTTTATATCCGGAAACAACCGATCACAAAGAACAGCTCGCGTTACCGGGCGTTAAAAAAGCTGAGTGGTTATTGCCGCCACCCGTTCCTCATAATCCAGTCCCTGCAACAGCAGCGGTAGTTAAACCGCAAGCCAAGCCTAACCCTCAAAACGAACAACCTTTGCCGCCCACAGATATACCGGAAGAAAAGCCATCTTTCTGGCCCAAATGGTTAGTTTCATTGTTTGGTGGTAAAAAAGACAACGAGATTATAATTTCGGAAGATCTTATCTCGCCACCAGGTACTGTACCGAACGCGGCTACATCGGCAATGTTAGGAAATCCAAATCCAACTCAACCGCCAATACCGGTGCCGACAAAACCGGCAGAGGTAAAACCACCCGAACAAAAACCACCGAGTCCTGCTCCTGTTCCTCCAAAACCCCCTGAAGAGGTGGCAATAGAGCAAAAGACATTTATTCTTAAGACTAAAGAACCCTATGGCGCCAAAGAGAAAGAAGCTGCCCCAAAGCCGGTGGGGGAAGAAGACGAAGATAACTTAGGGAGCTTGCTTGACCACGATGTAACTACTCTGGAAGAACTGCAGAAGATAATTCAAGAAGGATTTGTACCACGAGTGGTGGCAGCGCTAGTCAGTTATGCCATCACTTTACACGCCTCAGACGTTCATATCGAAGCAGAAGAAAAAGATGTCCGCGTGCGTTATCGTGTGGATGGTATGTTGCAAGACGTAATGCGATTACCGGTAGAACAACACGCTGCCATTATTAGTCGTATTAAAATATTGTCCAAGCTGAAAATTGACGAAACTCGTATTCCTCAAGATGGGCGATTTGACGTAGCGTTTAAAGATCGTGCGGTCGATTTGCGTGTATCATCTATGCCAACGGTGCATGGTGAAAAGATAGTTATGCGTATTTTAGACAAGACGCATGGTATCATGTCACTGGAAGATTTGGGTGTACTGGGTAGAGCATTTGACATTGTTATCGAAGCCATTAAAAAACCATATGGCATTGTGCTTTCAACTGGTCCAACCGGATCTGGAAAATCCACCACTTTGTATGCCATTTTAAACCGAATCTCGGTGCCTACGGTCAACGTAATCACACTTGAAGATCCGGTTGAGTATGAAATAGCCGGGGTTAACCAAGCGCAGATCAAACCAAAAATTGGTTTCACTTTTGCAGAAGGGTTAAGATCGGTTTTGCGCCAAGACCCAAATATCGTGATGGTGGGAGAGATTCGAGACGCTGAAACCGCCAGCATGGCTACCCACGCAGCCTTAACCGGTCACTTAGTATTATCTACCCTACACACCAATGATGCTCCTGGTGCCCTACCACGTCTAATAAATATGGGTATTGAGCCATTCCTAATTACCTCGTCAATTAACTGCGTTGAAGCTCAGCGCCTGGTTCGTCGAATCTGTCCGAACTGTAAAGAAGAAGTTGAGCTGCCGGAAACGGTTATTAAAGAGATCACCGATGAGCTCAATAAGATACCGGAAAATAATCCCAAAGATCGTGCCCGGGTGACAAATCCGATGAAGTTCTATCACGGTAAAGGATGCGACAAGTGTCAAAACGGATATCGTGGGCGAATTGGTATTTACGAAGTGATGGCCATGAGCGAAAAGGTGGAGCAACTGGCAATCGAAAAAGCATCTGCCGCCTCTATTCAAGCTCAGGCAATTAAAGAAGGCATGATTACCATGAAGCAAGACGGATTGCTAAAAGCACTAATTGGTATGACCACGGTTGATGAAGTGTTACGCGAAACCTCGGAGTAG
- a CDS encoding type II secretion system protein: MNMKKSYTLIEILIASAIFSAIIVITIGTFSGSISFSGAATEDRVTRGAAQTFNDWLTRQIRATNTMPITLSSSGPAAVTTMCLISSDGGSRICGALPDYKASGFLFIDAYNLPLNSYDIADGGTINGVGGIIIPKPDTPRYWMYIGTPCAGESLPMVRQTVAAFDTVPPNPCGANWTSAGQILPAEVSVKNLKFYGINPKLAKFDTNGNLTDYGALSQPYISWSMQMYPTNAPDRVTTYQTTLTSRDYSFAFPVCTTGNCQ; the protein is encoded by the coding sequence ATGAATATGAAAAAATCATACACCTTAATTGAAATATTAATTGCCTCGGCAATCTTTTCCGCTATCATAGTTATCACTATCGGTACATTTTCCGGGTCAATTTCATTCAGTGGGGCAGCTACTGAAGACAGGGTAACTAGGGGAGCGGCTCAAACGTTTAATGATTGGCTAACCCGCCAAATTCGCGCCACCAACACCATGCCAATCACGCTGTCCTCCTCTGGACCGGCGGCAGTTACCACTATGTGTTTAATTTCTTCCGATGGTGGTTCGAGGATATGTGGCGCATTGCCAGATTATAAAGCATCCGGTTTTTTGTTCATCGATGCGTACAATCTCCCTCTAAATTCTTATGACATTGCCGATGGCGGGACGATTAATGGGGTAGGTGGAATTATCATACCAAAACCAGACACCCCGCGATATTGGATGTATATTGGTACGCCATGCGCCGGCGAATCATTGCCAATGGTGCGTCAGACTGTCGCCGCGTTCGATACGGTGCCACCAAACCCGTGTGGGGCCAACTGGACATCTGCCGGGCAAATATTACCGGCCGAAGTTTCGGTCAAAAATCTAAAATTCTATGGCATCAATCCAAAATTAGCCAAATTTGATACAAATGGTAATCTAACCGATTACGGCGCGCTGTCACAGCCATATATTTCCTGGAGTATGCAAATGTATCCCACCAATGCGCCAGACCGAGTTACTACTTATCAAACCACCCTTACTTCACGTGATTATTCGTTTGCCTTCCCGGTTTGTACCACTGGAAACTGCCAATGA
- a CDS encoding type II secretion system F family protein, with protein sequence MAKFVYEAKNDQGQLVRGMVVAPNESAAEKLLQRNRFVVTSLEVGKSPFSAINIFNKVGVRDRAQFARQLATMISAGLPLVQALNIITMQTRQPKMHTILASVVRDIESGFSFSTALAKHTEAFDSVFIAIVRSGEATGKLDQVLLELADQSEKDASFSGKIKGALAYPAFIICAMIGVAILMMTQVIPTIKAVFEEANAQLPFATRMLIIASDYMVEFWYIVIVAVIGFVVAARLFLMSKPGKLMLDKLALHAPIFSQTATSIIMARLTRTLGLLVGSGIPILESISIVSEVINNNIYKEGLREVRAQVERGIPMSVPLLKNKEFPVLFGQMVSVGEQTGRIDAMLANLAKFYSEDSDTKLKGMTTLIEPVVMVILGVGVAFLIFAILVPIYNISSIG encoded by the coding sequence TTGGCAAAATTTGTCTACGAAGCAAAAAACGATCAAGGGCAGCTGGTACGCGGCATGGTTGTTGCGCCTAACGAATCTGCTGCCGAAAAATTATTGCAACGCAATCGTTTTGTTGTGACGTCATTAGAAGTTGGTAAATCGCCTTTTTCAGCCATAAACATTTTTAATAAAGTTGGAGTACGTGATCGTGCGCAGTTTGCGCGTCAGTTAGCCACCATGATCTCTGCTGGCTTGCCATTGGTACAAGCCCTAAACATTATCACCATGCAAACTCGTCAACCAAAAATGCATACTATTTTAGCGTCGGTGGTGCGAGACATTGAAAGCGGGTTCAGTTTTTCTACCGCGCTTGCAAAGCACACCGAGGCGTTTGATAGCGTTTTTATCGCCATCGTTAGATCTGGTGAGGCCACCGGTAAACTCGATCAGGTATTGCTCGAGTTAGCAGATCAATCTGAAAAAGACGCGTCGTTTTCCGGAAAAATTAAAGGCGCATTAGCTTATCCGGCATTTATCATCTGCGCTATGATTGGTGTTGCTATTTTAATGATGACTCAGGTTATCCCAACCATAAAAGCAGTTTTCGAAGAAGCAAACGCTCAGTTGCCATTTGCCACCAGAATGTTGATTATCGCATCTGACTATATGGTTGAGTTTTGGTACATTGTGATTGTGGCTGTAATTGGGTTTGTGGTTGCGGCGCGATTGTTTTTAATGTCCAAGCCAGGCAAATTAATGTTAGATAAACTAGCGCTCCATGCTCCGATATTTTCACAAACCGCAACCAGCATCATTATGGCCAGGCTAACCCGTACTCTAGGTCTGCTGGTTGGCTCTGGAATTCCAATTCTCGAATCAATTAGCATTGTCTCCGAGGTTATTAATAATAATATATATAAAGAAGGCCTAAGAGAGGTGAGGGCGCAAGTTGAGCGTGGTATTCCAATGAGCGTGCCGTTGTTAAAAAACAAAGAATTTCCGGTATTATTTGGGCAAATGGTCTCGGTAGGTGAGCAAACCGGACGAATTGATGCAATGCTTGCCAATCTGGCCAAGTTTTATTCCGAAGACTCTGATACAAAATTAAAAGGAATGACTACGCTAATCGAGCCTGTCGTGATGGTTATCTTGGGTGTGGGCGTGGCGTTTCTAATATTTGCTATTCTAGTGCCAATTTACAACATCTCAAGCATAGGATAG
- a CDS encoding prepilin peptidase — MWIVAALFGLFIGSFLNVVNLRFGKWKSIATSRSNCVHCKHTLSWFDLIPVLSFGLLGGKCRYCHKPISIQYPIIELLSAILAGLIWWHYQPESTSQIILAILTIIFGYIFLLMSIEDVKQMEVHDELFWSAIVIGVIIAVFTQHSLVSLLLGVASAAGLLFLLTTVSKERWMGWGDVLVAVPVGIILGYPLGLLWILTGFWVGAIYGVGLMALKIKKRTDPVPFLPILLASFVIVLLWGDRIVNWYLK; from the coding sequence ATGTGGATTGTTGCGGCGTTATTCGGACTATTTATCGGGTCATTTTTGAACGTGGTCAACTTGCGCTTTGGTAAATGGAAGAGTATCGCCACCTCCAGATCTAATTGTGTACATTGCAAACACACCTTATCCTGGTTTGACCTAATCCCGGTGCTTAGCTTTGGGCTTTTAGGCGGAAAATGTCGCTATTGCCACAAACCAATATCCATCCAATATCCGATTATCGAACTATTATCGGCAATTCTGGCGGGGCTAATTTGGTGGCATTATCAACCCGAATCAACATCACAAATAATCCTTGCCATACTAACCATCATTTTTGGGTATATCTTTTTGCTTATGTCTATTGAAGACGTCAAACAAATGGAAGTGCACGACGAACTATTCTGGTCGGCAATTGTAATTGGGGTGATTATAGCCGTCTTTACACAACACAGCTTAGTCTCACTTTTGCTTGGTGTTGCCTCTGCCGCCGGATTGTTATTCTTGCTAACGACTGTTTCAAAAGAGCGCTGGATGGGGTGGGGTGATGTGTTGGTGGCGGTGCCGGTGGGAATAATTTTGGGATACCCGCTTGGGTTATTATGGATATTAACCGGATTTTGGGTAGGAGCGATATATGGTGTTGGGTTAATGGCCCTCAAAATTAAAAAACGAACCGACCCCGTACCGTTTTTACCGATACTTTTGGCCAGTTTTGTGATTGTCTTACTATGGGGTGACCGAATCGTAAATTGGTATTTAAAGTAA